In one window of Chloroflexota bacterium DNA:
- a CDS encoding plastocyanin/azurin family copper-binding protein, whose amino-acid sequence MSLVLAATGCAGTASTTPTPSVPPAVTVILEESAFVPPGGAAIDGVPALTIPVGTTVIWTNRDAIDHTATEYLNGFSKPDARFDLELTPGANGSYTFDEAGTYEVGCVPHPPMQMLVIVEEAT is encoded by the coding sequence ATGTCGCTCGTCCTCGCCGCAACCGGCTGCGCCGGCACCGCGTCAACCACTCCGACCCCGAGCGTGCCCCCAGCGGTAACGGTGATCCTTGAGGAGAGCGCCTTCGTCCCGCCAGGTGGCGCGGCCATCGATGGCGTGCCCGCACTGACCATCCCTGTCGGCACCACTGTGATCTGGACCAACCGGGACGCCATCGACCATACCGCCACAGAGTATCTCAACGGGTTCAGCAAGCCGGACGCCCGGTTTGATCTCGAGCTGACGCCGGGAGCGAATGGAAGCTACACGTTCGACGAGGCCGGCACCTACGAGGTCGGGTGTGTGCCGCACCCCCCGATGCAGATGCTCGTGATCGTCGAGGAGGCGACCTAG
- a CDS encoding adenylate/guanylate cyclase domain-containing protein → MPACAKCGFEYEGAFRFCPVCGAELAAAAPSHEQRKTVTVVFCDLAGSTELGETMDPERLRTLLAGYFARMRAIVESHGGSVEKFIGDAVMAVFGVPVVHEDDALRAIRAALEMRDALPALGLQGRIGVMTGEVVTGTVERLATGDAVNVAARLEQAAQPGEVLIGQPTLALVRDAAEVEPLEPLHLKGKSEPVHAYRLLSVREAPERRHETRFVGRERELALVRHAWERVQAERHCELVTVVGDAGVGKSRLIVEFLASLDATAVRGRCLPYGEGITYWPVVEVLKQLDMLPADKTAAVAIRSLLGESEASTSAEEIAWAFRKTLESAAAERPLVVVFDDIQWGEETFRELIEHVALRSSGAAILLLCLARPELTDRRPAWPVTLRLEPLGDDDVEELIPEHIARELRDRISRAAGGNPLFIGEMLAIAGEAEGEVVVPPTLQALLAARLDQLETGERSVLERGAIEGEIFHRGAVQALAPDDTQVMPRLGALVRKELIRPDRPQLAGEDGYRFRHLLIRDAAYEALAKGMRADLHARFAAWLEEHGAELVELDEILGYHLERACRYRAELGLPDDPMLAAEARRRLTAGGQRAQLRSDFRAAVSLFERAAAFVPQAEIDLALETDLLDALFWAGRGVEALRRADFLAERAASTGDRVSELCARVKAGVLRLNLEPEGATENLTALLERALPVFEEAADDVALYTAYHALGWVAAMRARMDAGLEAFDRAAAHARRVGRKDEYVGMRASVRLWGTTPVSELLPWLDENEPRETMDHRLRASRAWALAMLGRVDEARAILAETRAQLSERGGGIELAMATGMESVNVELLAGDPAAAAELGRAGCSLFEELGDKSILSTAAGMLGQALYALDRLEEADAWASRAAELGASDDALTQALWRQVRAKVLACRGQHAEAERLGREAVAISEKTDQLDAQGDAYADLAEVLSLDGRSKEAAAALGQALGCYERKGNLVSTQRAQTRLAELVDGTP, encoded by the coding sequence GTGCCCGCCTGTGCGAAATGCGGCTTCGAGTACGAGGGCGCGTTCAGGTTCTGCCCCGTGTGCGGTGCAGAGCTGGCCGCAGCGGCGCCTTCGCATGAGCAGCGCAAGACGGTCACTGTCGTGTTCTGCGACCTGGCCGGCTCCACCGAGCTCGGCGAGACGATGGATCCGGAGCGCTTGCGGACGTTGCTGGCGGGGTACTTCGCGCGGATGCGCGCGATCGTCGAGAGTCACGGCGGCAGCGTGGAGAAGTTCATCGGCGACGCTGTGATGGCGGTATTCGGCGTGCCGGTCGTCCACGAGGACGACGCGTTGCGCGCGATCCGGGCGGCGCTGGAGATGCGCGATGCGCTGCCCGCGCTTGGACTGCAGGGGCGGATCGGGGTCATGACTGGCGAGGTGGTGACCGGGACGGTTGAGCGGCTGGCAACCGGTGATGCAGTGAACGTCGCCGCGCGGCTGGAGCAGGCGGCCCAGCCGGGCGAGGTCCTGATCGGGCAGCCGACGCTCGCCCTGGTTCGCGACGCGGCCGAGGTCGAGCCGCTCGAGCCACTCCACCTGAAGGGCAAGTCCGAGCCGGTTCATGCGTACCGGCTCCTCAGCGTTCGCGAGGCGCCGGAACGGCGGCATGAGACGCGGTTCGTCGGACGTGAGCGCGAGCTCGCGCTCGTCCGGCATGCCTGGGAGCGGGTACAGGCCGAGCGCCACTGCGAGCTGGTCACGGTCGTCGGCGATGCGGGCGTGGGGAAGTCTCGGCTGATCGTGGAGTTCCTGGCTTCGTTGGACGCGACGGCCGTGCGCGGCCGCTGCCTCCCGTACGGCGAGGGGATCACGTACTGGCCGGTCGTCGAGGTACTGAAGCAGCTCGACATGCTGCCCGCTGACAAGACCGCCGCCGTGGCGATCCGCTCGCTGCTCGGGGAGAGCGAGGCGTCGACATCGGCCGAGGAGATCGCGTGGGCATTCCGCAAGACGCTGGAGTCGGCGGCGGCCGAGCGCCCGCTGGTGGTCGTCTTCGACGACATCCAGTGGGGCGAGGAGACGTTCCGCGAGCTGATCGAGCATGTCGCGCTCCGTTCCTCGGGCGCGGCGATCCTGCTGCTCTGCCTCGCGCGCCCCGAGCTGACCGATCGTCGACCCGCGTGGCCGGTGACCCTGCGGCTCGAGCCGCTGGGTGACGACGACGTCGAGGAGCTGATCCCTGAACACATCGCCCGTGAGCTGCGGGACAGGATCAGTCGGGCGGCGGGCGGCAACCCGCTTTTCATCGGAGAAATGCTGGCCATTGCCGGCGAGGCGGAAGGCGAGGTGGTTGTCCCGCCCACCCTGCAGGCCCTGCTTGCGGCGCGTTTGGATCAACTCGAGACGGGCGAGCGAAGCGTGCTCGAGCGGGGCGCGATCGAGGGGGAGATCTTCCACCGCGGAGCCGTCCAGGCCCTCGCACCGGACGACACCCAGGTGATGCCGCGCCTGGGCGCTCTCGTGCGCAAGGAGCTGATCAGGCCCGACCGTCCCCAGCTGGCGGGCGAGGACGGATACCGATTCCGTCACCTGCTGATTCGCGACGCCGCTTACGAAGCGCTGGCCAAGGGAATGCGGGCTGATCTCCATGCGCGCTTCGCCGCTTGGCTGGAGGAGCACGGGGCCGAGCTGGTCGAGCTGGACGAGATCCTCGGCTACCACCTCGAGCGGGCCTGCCGCTACCGGGCCGAGCTCGGGCTGCCGGACGACCCGATGCTGGCGGCGGAGGCTCGAAGGCGCCTGACGGCCGGCGGCCAGCGAGCGCAGCTCCGGTCTGACTTTCGCGCCGCCGTCAGCCTGTTCGAGCGGGCTGCCGCGTTCGTACCCCAGGCCGAGATCGACCTCGCCCTCGAAACCGACCTCCTCGACGCCTTGTTCTGGGCAGGCAGGGGCGTCGAGGCGCTCCGGCGCGCGGATTTTCTCGCCGAGCGCGCCGCGTCCACGGGCGATCGTGTCAGCGAGCTGTGCGCGAGGGTCAAAGCGGGCGTGCTCCGCCTCAACCTCGAGCCGGAGGGCGCGACCGAGAACCTGACTGCCCTCCTCGAGCGGGCGTTGCCGGTGTTCGAGGAGGCCGCCGATGATGTGGCCCTTTACACCGCCTACCACGCGCTCGGGTGGGTGGCGGCCATGCGCGCGCGGATGGACGCCGGGCTTGAGGCATTCGACCGTGCCGCAGCCCACGCTCGGCGGGTGGGCCGGAAGGATGAGTACGTCGGGATGCGCGCCTCTGTTCGCCTGTGGGGCACGACCCCGGTCTCGGAACTGTTGCCGTGGCTTGACGAGAACGAGCCACGAGAAACGATGGACCACCGGCTGCGCGCGAGCCGAGCCTGGGCGCTGGCGATGCTCGGTCGTGTGGACGAGGCGCGCGCGATCCTCGCCGAAACACGGGCGCAGCTTTCGGAGCGCGGAGGGGGAATCGAGCTCGCAATGGCGACCGGCATGGAATCCGTCAACGTCGAGCTTTTGGCCGGGGATCCCGCGGCAGCCGCCGAGCTCGGAAGAGCGGGGTGCAGCCTGTTCGAGGAGCTGGGAGACAAGAGCATCCTGTCAACCGCGGCGGGGATGCTCGGACAGGCGCTCTACGCGCTCGACCGGCTTGAGGAGGCCGACGCCTGGGCCAGCCGCGCGGCGGAGCTCGGCGCGAGCGACGACGCGCTGACCCAGGCACTCTGGCGGCAGGTCCGGGCGAAGGTGCTTGCATGTCGCGGCCAGCACGCAGAGGCGGAGCGGCTCGGGCGCGAAGCGGTCGCGATCTCTGAGAAGACCGACCAGCTTGACGCGCAGGGCGATGCATATGCCGACCTCGCCGAGGTGCTCTCACTCGACGGCCGCTCGAAGGAAGCTGCCGCCGCGCTCGGACAGGCGCTTGGGTGCTACGAGCGCAAGGGCAACCTCGTCTCAACACAACGTGCGCAGACGCGACTCGCGGAGCTCGTGGACGGAACACCTTGA